The following are from one region of the Stanieria sp. NIES-3757 genome:
- a CDS encoding FolC bifunctional protein yields the protein MTINNSIDSLLEPFQHFGVNLGLTRIKKLLADLGNPQQQVPIIHVAGTNGKGSVCAYLSSILTAAGYRVGRYISPHLIDWTERICLNEQPISSEALISVLQEIKAKIDPNSESPTQFEVITAAAWLYFAQSQVDVAVMEVGLGGRLDATNVCDRPLVSVITSISKEHWQRLGPTVADIASEKAGILKQDCPAVIGILPPEAQTVVQQKIKTLNCPAVWIEPATEIKPGWAKYQDIEYPLPLLGQVQLINSAIAIATCQILQQQGWQITKTAIVEGMKKTQWLGRLQWTTWQNRPLLIDGAHNPAAALVLRQYVDTLNKPVIWIMGILSTKDHEDILQALLRPQDELHLVPVPDHSTAEPQELAALAQKICPQLKHCHTYSDLFIALQTVWDNTSDSKPLVILCGSLYLLGYFLKHSR from the coding sequence AGCAACAAGTACCGATTATTCATGTAGCAGGAACTAATGGCAAAGGTTCAGTATGTGCTTATCTTTCTTCGATCTTGACAGCAGCAGGTTATCGAGTAGGACGTTATATTTCTCCCCATTTAATAGATTGGACAGAAAGAATTTGTCTCAACGAACAACCAATTTCTTCTGAAGCTTTAATTTCTGTATTACAGGAAATTAAGGCAAAAATTGACCCTAATAGTGAAAGTCCGACTCAGTTTGAAGTAATTACGGCTGCTGCTTGGTTATATTTTGCTCAATCTCAAGTAGATGTTGCTGTCATGGAGGTAGGTTTAGGAGGAAGATTAGATGCAACCAATGTTTGCGATCGCCCTTTAGTGAGTGTTATTACTTCAATTAGTAAAGAACATTGGCAACGTTTAGGGCCTACTGTAGCTGATATTGCTAGTGAAAAAGCAGGTATCCTCAAACAAGATTGTCCTGCGGTGATCGGAATTTTACCACCAGAAGCCCAAACTGTAGTTCAACAAAAAATTAAAACTTTAAATTGTCCTGCGGTTTGGATCGAACCTGCCACAGAAATTAAACCAGGATGGGCAAAGTATCAAGACATCGAATATCCTTTACCTTTACTCGGACAGGTACAACTAATTAATTCAGCAATTGCGATCGCTACTTGTCAAATTCTACAACAACAAGGCTGGCAAATTACCAAAACTGCCATAGTCGAAGGAATGAAAAAGACTCAGTGGTTAGGAAGATTACAATGGACTACTTGGCAAAATCGTCCTTTATTAATTGATGGCGCGCATAACCCTGCTGCTGCATTGGTTTTAAGGCAATACGTGGATACTTTAAATAAACCTGTAATCTGGATCATGGGAATCCTTTCGACTAAAGATCATGAGGATATTTTACAAGCATTACTTAGACCCCAAGACGAACTTCATTTAGTACCCGTTCCCGATCATAGTACCGCCGAACCACAAGAATTAGCTGCTTTAGCTCAGAAAATTTGTCCTCAATTAAAGCATTGTCACACTTATTCCGATCTCTTTATTGCTTTACAAACTGTTTGGGATAACACTTCCGACTCTAAACCTTTAGTAATTTTATGCGGTTCTTTATATTTACTAGGATACTTTCTAAAACATTCTCGGTAA
- a CDS encoding hypothetical protein (protein of unknown function DUF218) gives MFLFLSKLLPLFIYPLGLTSILLIVALVCWFNRSRWTPLPIFLALIILLIGSNARVATYLVKSLEWQYLPQPQLPNAEAIVVLGGATKNPAKPRPMADLNEQGDRLIYAAKLYQDGLAPLMILSGGRIEWTGNGNSEAADMADILKIAGIPPEAMILEPNSLNTYQNASNVKQILLTRGIKKVLLVTSAMHMPRSLAIFQHLGIDAIAAPTDFLVSEQEVKKSNYTLEAQILNLLPDTRYLDQTTKAIKEYLGIWIYGLRGWL, from the coding sequence ATGTTTCTTTTCCTTTCAAAATTATTGCCACTATTTATTTATCCGTTGGGATTGACTTCTATCTTGTTGATAGTAGCTTTAGTGTGTTGGTTTAATCGTTCTCGTTGGACTCCATTACCAATTTTTTTAGCTTTAATTATCCTTCTTATTGGAAGTAACGCCAGAGTTGCCACTTACTTAGTCAAATCCCTTGAATGGCAGTATCTTCCCCAACCTCAATTACCTAATGCTGAAGCCATTGTGGTTTTAGGAGGCGCAACTAAAAATCCTGCCAAACCTCGACCAATGGCAGATTTAAACGAGCAGGGCGATCGCTTGATTTATGCAGCCAAACTCTATCAAGATGGGTTAGCACCTTTAATGATTCTTTCAGGAGGAAGAATTGAATGGACAGGTAATGGCAACTCAGAAGCAGCAGATATGGCAGATATTTTAAAAATCGCTGGAATTCCACCTGAAGCCATGATTCTTGAGCCAAATTCTCTCAATACCTATCAAAACGCTAGTAATGTTAAACAAATTTTACTCACCAGAGGTATTAAAAAAGTTCTTTTAGTTACCTCAGCAATGCACATGCCACGATCGCTTGCAATTTTCCAACATCTTGGGATTGATGCGATCGCAGCACCAACTGATTTTTTGGTGAGCGAACAAGAGGTCAAAAAATCCAACTATACTTTAGAAGCACAAATTCTAAATTTGCTCCCAGATACTCGATATCTCGATCAGACTACTAAAGCAATTAAGGAATATCTTGGTATCTGGATCTATGGTTTACGGGGTTGGCTATGA